Proteins from one Lachnospiraceae bacterium KGMB03038 genomic window:
- a CDS encoding glycosyltransferase family 4 protein produces the protein MRKIRLIVLNPYDSLQFYEHRPMQEAKYFQKQGHEVEVFILQRKVIGKGTIENSIDGIPVKHFLCKSANMEQLLNTNVFIKKIRSIIYALWFLKFIIWLKNQLKTDERTYLIAHNLEMAFAACVVNRKKKFSVVFVMREWYEGQTLSRLKRGVIKRISHWVQNESDTLVHVGQVQFDTTQKRNRKKILYIPNYPEAKNYSDIEHVKSDKIRINYIGSVRDVKSLKMLMDAADGLERISIGIHGMGEAYGKLKEIESCYRNVCVTGYYDYQTMTKKLFSNTDILYCAYDISVPNWRVAYPIKLYEAIEVGVPVLLCRGMAPEKFVCENDCGYLFDYNVESLREVLLNIQENGKDFMKKCENMRKLKGKYTWDSVVKEYDKAILK, from the coding sequence TTGCGTAAGATTAGATTGATTGTACTTAATCCATATGACAGCCTTCAATTTTATGAGCATAGGCCAATGCAAGAAGCTAAATATTTTCAAAAACAAGGGCATGAAGTTGAAGTGTTTATACTTCAGCGAAAAGTTATTGGAAAAGGAACTATAGAGAATAGCATAGATGGGATACCGGTTAAGCATTTTCTATGTAAGTCGGCCAATATGGAACAGCTTTTAAATACTAATGTGTTTATTAAAAAGATTAGGAGTATTATTTATGCTCTGTGGTTTTTGAAATTTATTATTTGGCTTAAAAATCAGTTAAAAACGGACGAAAGAACTTATTTGATTGCACATAATTTGGAAATGGCTTTTGCAGCATGTGTTGTTAACAGAAAAAAGAAATTCTCCGTTGTTTTTGTTATGCGTGAATGGTATGAAGGACAAACATTAAGTAGATTGAAACGAGGAGTAATTAAAAGAATTAGCCACTGGGTACAAAATGAAAGTGATACATTAGTCCATGTGGGACAAGTCCAATTTGATACGACACAGAAGAGGAATAGAAAAAAAATTCTTTACATTCCTAATTATCCAGAGGCGAAAAATTATTCTGATATAGAGCATGTCAAGAGCGATAAAATTCGGATTAATTATATTGGTAGTGTCCGAGATGTAAAGTCTTTAAAAATGTTAATGGATGCTGCGGATGGATTAGAGAGAATTTCAATTGGAATCCATGGGATGGGAGAAGCTTACGGTAAGTTAAAAGAAATAGAAAGTTGTTATAGAAATGTGTGTGTAACGGGATATTATGATTATCAAACAATGACTAAAAAATTGTTTTCCAATACAGATATACTATACTGTGCATATGACATTAGTGTTCCCAATTGGCGGGTTGCATATCCAATTAAGTTATATGAAGCGATAGAAGTCGGGGTACCGGTATTGCTTTGTAGGGGTATGGCACCAGAAAAATTTGTTTGTGAAAATGACTGCGGTTATCTATTTGATTATAATGTAGAATCATTGAGAGAGGTTTTATTGAACATACAAGAAAATGGGAAGGACTTTATGAAAAAGTGCGAAAATATGCGAAAATTGAAAGGAAAGTATACATGGGATAGTGTAGTTAAAGAATACGATAAAGCGATTTTGAAATAG